Proteins from a genomic interval of Anatilimnocola floriformis:
- a CDS encoding ApeA N-terminal domain 1-containing protein has protein sequence MPENMGAGMTKMRYMLDEDFEADGRWWLPDRPDEWRYGTILFSQRDLKLKIHGSLESKETVQAEAGVWRRDFRRFDTIYGVLNDGKRVTLLKCRAQGGTSDMQEALISIYGAIYGVVGHHCQPFDEQRFTDWRFNCNRLDDFTANLTITWDERTNEVGDFSGIGVDHTAPPKQLYESQCTDAKWQFESELWFKTKIGKPKVSMRGVPVVNVQPNQPQTIDWFVKQMYHFCGLLCLFMDQRILPRWVRCSIGEEATCWLLFPNGYTKEESERETLGADFPLFVLPDFGEGYGSKLEKWMSAPEMLRNAIHLFLDARFSEGDSDQGRFLTAMRSLETVSRATQPGLYMKKEDYADVQTALVDAIPKSLSGPHRSSLESKIEYGNELSQRVRIVSLLESLTPELLNCVCVSLVKFKNGIVLTRNYLTHYSEKDRSVALRGGELIWARDKIIMLIRILLLMHLDLPQEKIAARISNHPRFMQQKWIWKEVREC, from the coding sequence ATGCCGGAAAATATGGGGGCGGGGATGACCAAGATGCGATACATGTTGGACGAGGATTTCGAGGCTGATGGCCGATGGTGGCTGCCTGACCGTCCCGATGAATGGCGGTACGGCACGATTCTATTTTCGCAGCGTGACCTGAAACTGAAAATCCACGGCTCGCTGGAAAGCAAGGAAACGGTTCAGGCCGAAGCAGGCGTATGGCGTCGAGATTTCCGGCGATTCGATACGATCTATGGTGTCCTCAACGATGGAAAGCGGGTCACCCTGCTGAAGTGTCGGGCGCAGGGCGGCACATCCGACATGCAGGAAGCGCTGATTTCGATCTACGGGGCGATTTATGGAGTTGTCGGCCACCATTGTCAACCGTTCGATGAACAGCGTTTCACCGATTGGCGATTCAACTGCAACCGGCTTGATGACTTCACTGCGAATCTGACGATCACTTGGGACGAACGAACGAACGAGGTAGGCGACTTTTCCGGCATCGGTGTGGATCACACTGCGCCGCCGAAGCAGTTGTACGAGAGCCAATGCACGGATGCCAAATGGCAATTTGAATCCGAGTTATGGTTCAAAACTAAGATCGGCAAGCCAAAGGTTTCGATGAGGGGAGTGCCAGTTGTTAATGTCCAGCCGAACCAGCCGCAGACCATCGATTGGTTCGTCAAACAGATGTATCACTTCTGCGGATTGCTCTGTCTTTTCATGGATCAGCGGATACTGCCAAGGTGGGTCCGATGCAGCATTGGCGAGGAAGCAACGTGCTGGCTTCTGTTTCCCAACGGCTACACCAAGGAGGAATCAGAACGTGAGACTCTTGGAGCGGACTTTCCGCTATTTGTTCTCCCCGACTTTGGCGAGGGATACGGATCGAAGTTGGAAAAGTGGATGTCTGCGCCCGAGATGCTGCGAAACGCCATCCATCTGTTTCTTGACGCTCGGTTCTCCGAAGGCGATTCCGACCAGGGCCGGTTCTTGACTGCGATGAGGTCATTGGAAACCGTAAGCCGAGCAACCCAGCCCGGCCTGTACATGAAGAAAGAAGACTACGCCGATGTTCAAACCGCTCTTGTCGATGCGATTCCCAAGTCGCTTTCCGGGCCTCATCGGAGCAGCCTGGAAAGCAAGATTGAATACGGAAACGAACTCTCTCAACGAGTTCGGATCGTAAGTCTTCTGGAATCGCTTACGCCGGAATTGCTGAACTGCGTTTGCGTTTCGCTCGTTAAGTTCAAGAACGGAATTGTCTTAACTCGGAACTATCTGACGCACTATTCGGAAAAAGACCGCTCCGTGGCGCTGCGTGGCGGAGAACTGATTTGGGCGAGAGATAAGATCATCATGCTTATCAGGATTCTGTTGCTAATGCACCTTGACTTACCTCAGGAAAAGATCGCCGCTCGGATCAGCAATCATCCCCGATTCATGCAGCAAAAGTGGATTTGGAAAGAGGTCAGGGAGTGCTAA
- a CDS encoding ArdC family protein encodes MIAQSDLYQQVTDQIIKQLESGVGEWRKRWASAGCGLPRNVAGRSYRGVNILLLWSAAQDRNFDSSIWGTFNQWKGIGGHVKRGEKGTRIIFWRVVTETVTDPKTGQDKEERRFFCKQFVVFNLDQCGGDKLERFRTVRPVREFVDFGPAEEAISATGADIRHIGNRAFYTPDSDFVQLPPKVAFDSEAAYYSTALHELVHWSGHESRLSRLDKLARFGDQSYAAEELVAELGAAFLSSSLGIPNLPLQDNAAYLKSWLEVLRADNRAIFTAATAASAAADFILGFSRQDEAQEAEEEEAMLV; translated from the coding sequence ATGATCGCTCAGTCTGATCTCTACCAGCAAGTCACCGATCAAATCATCAAGCAACTCGAAAGCGGCGTCGGTGAATGGCGCAAACGTTGGGCGAGCGCCGGCTGCGGCCTGCCACGAAACGTAGCAGGCCGCAGCTACCGTGGCGTGAACATCTTGCTGCTCTGGTCTGCGGCTCAGGATCGGAACTTCGATTCGTCGATCTGGGGTACGTTCAATCAATGGAAGGGGATCGGTGGTCACGTCAAACGTGGCGAGAAGGGGACTCGCATCATCTTTTGGCGAGTTGTCACGGAGACTGTCACGGACCCGAAGACTGGCCAGGACAAAGAAGAACGCCGGTTTTTCTGCAAGCAGTTTGTTGTTTTCAACTTGGACCAGTGCGGCGGCGACAAGCTCGAGCGCTTTCGCACGGTTCGACCCGTTCGTGAATTTGTCGATTTTGGCCCGGCAGAAGAGGCGATCTCTGCGACGGGCGCTGACATCCGCCACATCGGAAATCGGGCTTTCTACACTCCCGATTCCGACTTCGTACAACTGCCGCCGAAAGTCGCATTCGACAGCGAAGCGGCCTATTACTCGACGGCACTCCATGAATTGGTTCACTGGAGCGGCCATGAAAGCCGTCTTAGTCGTCTCGACAAGTTGGCCCGGTTCGGTGATCAGTCCTATGCGGCTGAAGAATTGGTTGCCGAGTTGGGGGCTGCTTTCTTATCGTCGTCGCTTGGCATTCCCAACTTGCCGCTGCAAGACAATGCCGCCTACCTGAAGTCATGGCTTGAAGTGCTGCGTGCCGACAATCGAGCAATCTTCACCGCCGCAACTGCCGCCAGCGCCGCAG